In Glycine max cultivar Williams 82 chromosome 7, Glycine_max_v4.0, whole genome shotgun sequence, a single window of DNA contains:
- the LOC547709 gene encoding nucleoside diphosphate kinase, protein MAEQTFIMIKPDGVQRGLIGEIISRFERKGFYLKGLKLVTVDRPFAEKHYADLSAKPFFSGLVDYIVSGPVVAMIWEGKNVVTTGRKIIGATNPAQSEPGTIRGDFAIDIGRNVIHGSDSVESANKEIALWFPEGPANWQSSQHSWIYE, encoded by the exons ATGGCCGAGCaaaccttcatcatgatcaagCCAGATGGCGTTCAAAGAGGCCTT ATTGGCGAGATTATTAGCAGATTTGAGAGGAAGggtttttacttgaaag GGTTGAAACTCGTTACTGTGGACCGTCCTTTTGCTGAGAAGCACTATGCTGATTTGTCTGCAAAGCCTTTCTTTAGTGGTTTGGTGGATTACATTGTCTCTGGCCCTGTTGTTGCCATGATCTGGGAGGGTAAGAATGTTGTTACAACTGGCCGAAAGATTATCGGAGCCACAAACCCAGCTCAATCTGAGCCTGGAACTATTCGTGGTGACTTTGCTATTGACATTGGAAG GAATGTTATCCATGGAAGTGATTCAGTTGAGAGTGCTAACAAGGAAATTGCATTGTGGTTCCCTGAGGGCCCTGCTAACTGGCAAAGCTCCCAGCACTCTTGGATCTATGAGTAA